DNA from Maniola hyperantus chromosome 28, iAphHyp1.2, whole genome shotgun sequence:
aaagcaatgatgaggtctaagttggagagcgcttgcttagaagatgcctatttactcttgccttgaaggcaCCTAAGTTATACGTGGCAAAAAACACGGACGCCGGAAGGGCGTCCCAAAGTCCAAAAcgttagcggttcgtatcagaaacgtggAACAAAAACGTTTCGTGAGAGTAGATGGCTGGTAAatctaattatatattttttgtaatcttactttgaagatAAATAACTACCGCAGTTCACAGAAAATTGTCTATGGAAATCCTCAATGTTCGCTCGTCTGCGGTTGTATTTTTTATCTTCAAAGAAGGATGAATGAGCTAAGCGACTGAAGTATCATACACAAGCCACCAATCGTTTAAGTTCTTCATttattatgacgtcattatCAATGTTGGTTTGCATTTCCTTTTTGAAACCTTCTTGGACACATTCGGGCGCACATTTAAGAGCTTCGATCCATTGTTCAAATTCTGGTACTTTTACTGCAAGAGCTTGGAAAAGATCATCCGAGCATTTTGCGATTCGTTTGATACAGCCACTTCTTAACGCGTCATccatattttgtttaaattgcATGCACCAGGCTAGTACACCTTCCGCCCAGTCACCCGCACCATTTAGCGTCTCTTTGACAACACCTTCAGCTGTGGGTATAGCATCGTCAATAACTTTTATACAGCGAAGTTTAGCCCTTTTACTATGTTCCAAAGATTCATCGAGGTATTTTATTACAGAATCGTCAAAGGTAACGGTGTCTTTACATGTTGTTGAATCCTCAGCAGGTTTATTATACACACCAGCCATAACTGCTTTAAGTACTATATCTATTATGACGGCATTATCAAGACTGGTTTTCATTTCCCTTTCGAATCCTTCTCGGACATCTTTAGGCGCAACTTTAAGATCTTCGATCCATTGTATATATTCGGGTTCTGTTACTACAATTTTTTCGGAAAGTTTATCTGAGCATTTTTTTATCTCTTTCACACAGCCACTGTTAAACGCGTCATTCAGATCTAGCTCGAATTGCGTGCAAAAGGCTAGCAGACCTTTCGACCAGATACCTGCTCTATTTAGCCTTTCTTTGACATCACCTTTAGCCTTCGGTGAAGCGTCGTCAGTAATTTTTATACAGCGAAGTTTAGTCCTTTGACTGTGTTTAAGAGCTTCAATGAGGAATTTTTTTACGGGTTCAACTATTGTCACGGTCTCCTTACATGATTTAGAATCCGCAGCAGCGGTGGGACATTCCGGGAACGGGGTGGTGGAACATTCCAGGAACAGGGTGGT
Protein-coding regions in this window:
- the LOC138404450 gene encoding uncharacterized protein gives rise to the protein MKSATILLVAVAVSTTLFLECSTTPFPECPTAAADSKSCKETVTIVEPVKKFLIEALKHSQRTKLRCIKITDDASPKAKGDVKERLNRAGIWSKGLLAFCTQFELDLNDAFNSGCVKEIKKCSDKLSEKIVVTEPEYIQWIEDLKVAPKDVREGFEREMKTSLDNAVIIDIVLKAVMAGVYNKPAEDSTTCKDTVTFDDSVIKYLDESLEHSKRAKLRCIKVIDDAIPTAEGVVKETLNGAGDWAEGVLAWCMQFKQNMDDALRSGCIKRIAKCSDDLFQALAVKVPEFEQWIEALKCAPECVQEGFKKEMQTNIDNDVIINEELKRLVACV